The Gadus macrocephalus chromosome 21, ASM3116895v1 genome has a segment encoding these proteins:
- the syt14b gene encoding synaptotagmin-14b isoform X4 → MAIDGGGRNCGVHELICARRVSPEVLGALSSLVAFAVLMLIFFVYLSNKLSAQSASSLPVLDSPTGDQQGGVSDSEEDRDPEAQIPQKPVSAWDNKHKQSADQEGYSSEASSGHANRIQRIKRESPLNELQPPPYQNTPERLSHSGSRTRSGRGGRTGGGRTGSSPERCSSEASVDQDTESYLNKGYDEDVPSDSTAVLGPEDGSGPRLPALYEPEPLAKYGTLDVAFEYDAGQQWLAVTVTAATDIPPPRQAGNVAWQVHLVLLPTKKQRAKTGVQRGPCPVFTETFKFSRLTAEALVDHAVRFRLYSVQRMKKERVLGEKVFYLTKLNLQGKMALPVTLEPGSELTGCGSLVSVSRSAGALSYRSTGESCAPEILLGLIYNASTGRLSAEVIQGSHFKTAVSDKPTDGLFCCIKHVVGGQLYVMRDTYVKLVMLDSKGKEMSKCKTGVCRGQPNPTYKESFVFQVALFQLSEVSLVVSVFCRRSSLRPREQLGWVSLGLNSTGEEQQAHWSQMKEAEGQQVCHWHVLTDT, encoded by the exons ATGGCGATTGATG gaggggggaggaactGTGGTGTCCATGAGCTCATCTGTGCTAGAAGAG tTTCTCCCGAGGTGCTTGGCGCGTTGTCCTCCCTCGTGGCCTTTGCGGTGCTGATGCTGATCTTTTTCGTCTACCTCAGCAACAAGCTGTCAGCGCAGAGTGCCTCCAGCCTCCCTGTTCTGGACAGCCCCACAGGGGACCAACAAG ggggcgtgTCAGACAGCGAGGAGGACCGGGATCCCGAGGCCCAGATCCCACAGAAGCCGGTGTCCGCCTGggacaacaaacacaaacagtcgGCCGACCAGGAGGGTTACAGCAGCGAGGCCTCGAGTGGTCACG CCAACCGCATCCAGAGGATCAAGCGCGAGTCTCCGCTCAACGAGCTCCAGCCGCCGCCGTACCAGAACACGCCGGAACGCCTCTCCCACTCGGGCTCACGCACACGCTCGGGGCGTGGCGGACGGACGGGTGGCGGACGGACGGGCTCGTCCCCGGAGCGCTGCTCCAGCGAGGCCAGCGTGGACCAGGACACGGAGAGCTACCTCAACAAGGGCTATGACGAGGACGTGCCCAGCGACAGCACCGCCGTGCTGGGCCCCGAG gacGGCTCCGGGCCCCGGCTCCCCGCCCTCTACGAGCCCGAGCCGCTGGCCAAGTACGGCACGCTGGACGTGGCCTTCGAGTACGACGCGGGCCAGCAGTGGCTGGCCGTCACCGTCACGGCCGCCACCGACATCCCGCCGCCGCGTCAGGCGGGCAACGTGGCGTGGCAGGTGCACCTGGTGCTGCTGCCCACCAAGAAGCAGCGGGCCAAGACGGGCGTGCAGCGGGGGCCCTGCCCCGTGTTCACCGAGACCTTCAAGTTCAGCCGGCTGACGGCCGAGGCGCTGGTGGACCACGCCGTGCGCTTCCGCCTCTACAGCGTGCAGCGCATGAAGAAGGAGCGCGTGCTGGGCGAGAAGGTCTTCTACCTGACCAAGCTCAACCTGCAGGGCAAGATGGCGCTGCCCGTCACGCTGGAGCCCGGCTCCGAACTCACG GGCTGCGGCTCTCTGGTGAGCGTTTCGCGCTCCGCCGGCGCGCTGTCCTACCGCTCCACGGGGGAGTCCTGCGCCCCCGAGATCCTGCTGGGGCTGATCTACAACGCGTCCACGGGCCGCCTGTCGGCCGAGGTCATCCAGGGCAGCCATTTTAAGACCGCCGTCTCCGACAAGCCCACGG ACGGCCTGTTTTGTTGTATAAAGCACGTCGTAGGAGGGCAGCTCTATGTCATGAGAG ACACCTACGTCAAGCTGGTCATGCTGGACTCCAAGGGCAAGGAGATGTCCAAGTGCAAGACTGGGGTGTGCCGCGGCCAGCCCAACCCCACCTACAAGGAGAGCTTCGTGTTCCAGGTGGCCCTGTTCCAGCTGTCGGAGGTGTCGCTGGTGGTGTCGGTGTTCTGCCGGCGCAGCAGCCTGCGGCCGCGGGAGCAGCTGGGCTGGGTGTCCCTGGGCCTCAACAGCACcggggaggagcagcaggccCACTGGAGCCAGATGAAGGAGGCCGAGGGCCAGCAGGTCTGCCACTGGCACGTCCTCACCGACacatag
- the syt14b gene encoding synaptotagmin-14b isoform X3 yields the protein MAIDGGGRNCGVHELICARRVSPEVLGALSSLVAFAVLMLIFFVYLSNKLSAQSASSLPVLDSPTGDQQAGGVSDSEEDRDPEAQIPQKPVSAWDNKHKQSADQEGYSSEASSGHANRIQRIKRESPLNELQPPPYQNTPERLSHSGSRTRSGRGGRTGGGRTGSSPERCSSEASVDQDTESYLNKGYDEDVPSDSTAVLGPEDGSGPRLPALYEPEPLAKYGTLDVAFEYDAGQQWLAVTVTAATDIPPPRQAGNVAWQVHLVLLPTKKQRAKTGVQRGPCPVFTETFKFSRLTAEALVDHAVRFRLYSVQRMKKERVLGEKVFYLTKLNLQGKMALPVTLEPGSELTGCGSLVSVSRSAGALSYRSTGESCAPEILLGLIYNASTGRLSAEVIQGSHFKTAVSDKPTDGLFCCIKHVVGGQLYVMRDTYVKLVMLDSKGKEMSKCKTGVCRGQPNPTYKESFVFQVALFQLSEVSLVVSVFCRRSSLRPREQLGWVSLGLNSTGEEQQAHWSQMKEAEGQQVCHWHVLTDT from the exons ATGGCGATTGATG gaggggggaggaactGTGGTGTCCATGAGCTCATCTGTGCTAGAAGAG tTTCTCCCGAGGTGCTTGGCGCGTTGTCCTCCCTCGTGGCCTTTGCGGTGCTGATGCTGATCTTTTTCGTCTACCTCAGCAACAAGCTGTCAGCGCAGAGTGCCTCCAGCCTCCCTGTTCTGGACAGCCCCACAGGGGACCAACAAG cagggggcgtgTCAGACAGCGAGGAGGACCGGGATCCCGAGGCCCAGATCCCACAGAAGCCGGTGTCCGCCTGggacaacaaacacaaacagtcgGCCGACCAGGAGGGTTACAGCAGCGAGGCCTCGAGTGGTCACG CCAACCGCATCCAGAGGATCAAGCGCGAGTCTCCGCTCAACGAGCTCCAGCCGCCGCCGTACCAGAACACGCCGGAACGCCTCTCCCACTCGGGCTCACGCACACGCTCGGGGCGTGGCGGACGGACGGGTGGCGGACGGACGGGCTCGTCCCCGGAGCGCTGCTCCAGCGAGGCCAGCGTGGACCAGGACACGGAGAGCTACCTCAACAAGGGCTATGACGAGGACGTGCCCAGCGACAGCACCGCCGTGCTGGGCCCCGAG gacGGCTCCGGGCCCCGGCTCCCCGCCCTCTACGAGCCCGAGCCGCTGGCCAAGTACGGCACGCTGGACGTGGCCTTCGAGTACGACGCGGGCCAGCAGTGGCTGGCCGTCACCGTCACGGCCGCCACCGACATCCCGCCGCCGCGTCAGGCGGGCAACGTGGCGTGGCAGGTGCACCTGGTGCTGCTGCCCACCAAGAAGCAGCGGGCCAAGACGGGCGTGCAGCGGGGGCCCTGCCCCGTGTTCACCGAGACCTTCAAGTTCAGCCGGCTGACGGCCGAGGCGCTGGTGGACCACGCCGTGCGCTTCCGCCTCTACAGCGTGCAGCGCATGAAGAAGGAGCGCGTGCTGGGCGAGAAGGTCTTCTACCTGACCAAGCTCAACCTGCAGGGCAAGATGGCGCTGCCCGTCACGCTGGAGCCCGGCTCCGAACTCACG GGCTGCGGCTCTCTGGTGAGCGTTTCGCGCTCCGCCGGCGCGCTGTCCTACCGCTCCACGGGGGAGTCCTGCGCCCCCGAGATCCTGCTGGGGCTGATCTACAACGCGTCCACGGGCCGCCTGTCGGCCGAGGTCATCCAGGGCAGCCATTTTAAGACCGCCGTCTCCGACAAGCCCACGG ACGGCCTGTTTTGTTGTATAAAGCACGTCGTAGGAGGGCAGCTCTATGTCATGAGAG ACACCTACGTCAAGCTGGTCATGCTGGACTCCAAGGGCAAGGAGATGTCCAAGTGCAAGACTGGGGTGTGCCGCGGCCAGCCCAACCCCACCTACAAGGAGAGCTTCGTGTTCCAGGTGGCCCTGTTCCAGCTGTCGGAGGTGTCGCTGGTGGTGTCGGTGTTCTGCCGGCGCAGCAGCCTGCGGCCGCGGGAGCAGCTGGGCTGGGTGTCCCTGGGCCTCAACAGCACcggggaggagcagcaggccCACTGGAGCCAGATGAAGGAGGCCGAGGGCCAGCAGGTCTGCCACTGGCACGTCCTCACCGACacatag
- the syt14b gene encoding synaptotagmin-14b isoform X2, with amino-acid sequence MAFFKSFQQNLPTVNITSLLDSVSSRVDDLATAVSDATYNVSDQLTEQVSTIIGKVQDEEEDGEDGGGGEAGTRKARANADRGSSWGAQQADAGASSSAGGGGDENVGSNSQLEWEWRDGCWRVKRTEEEIAEEEKKKAEQQALQEEKEKRRKERRAKQQEKEAESQSLQGAVQGEKVDGESLEEPHRSPRKAGEDGHKTDKSSQETPETAGQAREGEEEGEEEEPDKTNQGQVGEEGEDEGEEEEQPTKKKKSLRKKAKESSEKPKKKEKEEKEKKKEKKIKKKKKKAGKAGGVSDSEEDRDPEAQIPQKPVSAWDNKHKQSADQEGYSSEASSGHANRIQRIKRESPLNELQPPPYQNTPERLSHSGSRTRSGRGGRTGGGRTGSSPERCSSEASVDQDTESYLNKGYDEDVPSDSTAVLGPEDGSGPRLPALYEPEPLAKYGTLDVAFEYDAGQQWLAVTVTAATDIPPPRQAGNVAWQVHLVLLPTKKQRAKTGVQRGPCPVFTETFKFSRLTAEALVDHAVRFRLYSVQRMKKERVLGEKVFYLTKLNLQGKMALPVTLEPGSELTGCGSLVSVSRSAGALSYRSTGESCAPEILLGLIYNASTGRLSAEVIQGSHFKTAVSDKPTDTYVKLVMLDSKGKEMSKCKTGVCRGQPNPTYKESFVFQVALFQLSEVSLVVSVFCRRSSLRPREQLGWVSLGLNSTGEEQQAHWSQMKEAEGQQVCHWHVLTDT; translated from the exons ATGGCCTTCTTCAAGAGCTTCCAGCAGAACCTGCCCACCGTCAACATCACCTCCCTGCTGGACTCGGTGAGCAGCCGCGTGGACGACCTGGCCACCGCCGTCAGCGACGCCACCTACAACGTCAGCGACCAGCTGACGGAGCAGGTCAGCACCATCATCGGCAAGGtgcaggacgaggaggaggacggcgaGGACGGGGGCGGAGGCGAGGCGGGGACCCGCAAGGCGCGGGCCAACGCCGACCGCGGGAGCTCCTGGGGCGCCCAGCAGGCGGACGCCGGCGCCTCCTCTTCCGCCGGCGGCGGAGGGGACGAGAACGTCGGGAGCAACAGCCAGCTGGAGTGGGAGTGGCGCGACGGGTGCTGGCGGGTGAAGCGCACGGAGGAGGAGAtagcggaggaggagaagaagaaggcggAGCAGCAGGCgttgcaggaggagaaggagaagaggcgGAAGGAACGGAGGGCGAagcagcaggagaaggaggcggagtcCCAGTCCCTGCAGGGCGCGGTCCAGGGGGAGAAGGTGGACGGAGAGTCCCTGGAAGAACCCCACAGGTCCCCCCGCAAGGCCGGGGAGGATGGACACAAAACAGACAAGTCTAGCCAGGAGACCCCTGAGACGGCCGGCCAggcaagggagggagaggaggagggagaggaggaggaaccagacAAGACTAATCAAGGACAGgtcggagaggagggggaggatgagggggaggaggaggagcagccaaCGAAGAAGAAAAAGTCCCTGAGGAAGAAGGCCAAGGAGAGCTCGGAGAAGcccaagaagaaagagaaagaggagaaagagaagaaaaaagagaagaaaatcaagaagaagaagaagaaggcgggGAAAG cagggggcgtgTCAGACAGCGAGGAGGACCGGGATCCCGAGGCCCAGATCCCACAGAAGCCGGTGTCCGCCTGggacaacaaacacaaacagtcgGCCGACCAGGAGGGTTACAGCAGCGAGGCCTCGAGTGGTCACG CCAACCGCATCCAGAGGATCAAGCGCGAGTCTCCGCTCAACGAGCTCCAGCCGCCGCCGTACCAGAACACGCCGGAACGCCTCTCCCACTCGGGCTCACGCACACGCTCGGGGCGTGGCGGACGGACGGGTGGCGGACGGACGGGCTCGTCCCCGGAGCGCTGCTCCAGCGAGGCCAGCGTGGACCAGGACACGGAGAGCTACCTCAACAAGGGCTATGACGAGGACGTGCCCAGCGACAGCACCGCCGTGCTGGGCCCCGAG gacGGCTCCGGGCCCCGGCTCCCCGCCCTCTACGAGCCCGAGCCGCTGGCCAAGTACGGCACGCTGGACGTGGCCTTCGAGTACGACGCGGGCCAGCAGTGGCTGGCCGTCACCGTCACGGCCGCCACCGACATCCCGCCGCCGCGTCAGGCGGGCAACGTGGCGTGGCAGGTGCACCTGGTGCTGCTGCCCACCAAGAAGCAGCGGGCCAAGACGGGCGTGCAGCGGGGGCCCTGCCCCGTGTTCACCGAGACCTTCAAGTTCAGCCGGCTGACGGCCGAGGCGCTGGTGGACCACGCCGTGCGCTTCCGCCTCTACAGCGTGCAGCGCATGAAGAAGGAGCGCGTGCTGGGCGAGAAGGTCTTCTACCTGACCAAGCTCAACCTGCAGGGCAAGATGGCGCTGCCCGTCACGCTGGAGCCCGGCTCCGAACTCACG GGCTGCGGCTCTCTGGTGAGCGTTTCGCGCTCCGCCGGCGCGCTGTCCTACCGCTCCACGGGGGAGTCCTGCGCCCCCGAGATCCTGCTGGGGCTGATCTACAACGCGTCCACGGGCCGCCTGTCGGCCGAGGTCATCCAGGGCAGCCATTTTAAGACCGCCGTCTCCGACAAGCCCACGG ACACCTACGTCAAGCTGGTCATGCTGGACTCCAAGGGCAAGGAGATGTCCAAGTGCAAGACTGGGGTGTGCCGCGGCCAGCCCAACCCCACCTACAAGGAGAGCTTCGTGTTCCAGGTGGCCCTGTTCCAGCTGTCGGAGGTGTCGCTGGTGGTGTCGGTGTTCTGCCGGCGCAGCAGCCTGCGGCCGCGGGAGCAGCTGGGCTGGGTGTCCCTGGGCCTCAACAGCACcggggaggagcagcaggccCACTGGAGCCAGATGAAGGAGGCCGAGGGCCAGCAGGTCTGCCACTGGCACGTCCTCACCGACacatag
- the syt14b gene encoding synaptotagmin-14b isoform X1, giving the protein MAFFKSFQQNLPTVNITSLLDSVSSRVDDLATAVSDATYNVSDQLTEQVSTIIGKVQDEEEDGEDGGGGEAGTRKARANADRGSSWGAQQADAGASSSAGGGGDENVGSNSQLEWEWRDGCWRVKRTEEEIAEEEKKKAEQQALQEEKEKRRKERRAKQQEKEAESQSLQGAVQGEKVDGESLEEPHRSPRKAGEDGHKTDKSSQETPETAGQAREGEEEGEEEEPDKTNQGQVGEEGEDEGEEEEQPTKKKKSLRKKAKESSEKPKKKEKEEKEKKKEKKIKKKKKKAGKAGGVSDSEEDRDPEAQIPQKPVSAWDNKHKQSADQEGYSSEASSGHANRIQRIKRESPLNELQPPPYQNTPERLSHSGSRTRSGRGGRTGGGRTGSSPERCSSEASVDQDTESYLNKGYDEDVPSDSTAVLGPEDGSGPRLPALYEPEPLAKYGTLDVAFEYDAGQQWLAVTVTAATDIPPPRQAGNVAWQVHLVLLPTKKQRAKTGVQRGPCPVFTETFKFSRLTAEALVDHAVRFRLYSVQRMKKERVLGEKVFYLTKLNLQGKMALPVTLEPGSELTGCGSLVSVSRSAGALSYRSTGESCAPEILLGLIYNASTGRLSAEVIQGSHFKTAVSDKPTDGLFCCIKHVVGGQLYVMRDTYVKLVMLDSKGKEMSKCKTGVCRGQPNPTYKESFVFQVALFQLSEVSLVVSVFCRRSSLRPREQLGWVSLGLNSTGEEQQAHWSQMKEAEGQQVCHWHVLTDT; this is encoded by the exons ATGGCCTTCTTCAAGAGCTTCCAGCAGAACCTGCCCACCGTCAACATCACCTCCCTGCTGGACTCGGTGAGCAGCCGCGTGGACGACCTGGCCACCGCCGTCAGCGACGCCACCTACAACGTCAGCGACCAGCTGACGGAGCAGGTCAGCACCATCATCGGCAAGGtgcaggacgaggaggaggacggcgaGGACGGGGGCGGAGGCGAGGCGGGGACCCGCAAGGCGCGGGCCAACGCCGACCGCGGGAGCTCCTGGGGCGCCCAGCAGGCGGACGCCGGCGCCTCCTCTTCCGCCGGCGGCGGAGGGGACGAGAACGTCGGGAGCAACAGCCAGCTGGAGTGGGAGTGGCGCGACGGGTGCTGGCGGGTGAAGCGCACGGAGGAGGAGAtagcggaggaggagaagaagaaggcggAGCAGCAGGCgttgcaggaggagaaggagaagaggcgGAAGGAACGGAGGGCGAagcagcaggagaaggaggcggagtcCCAGTCCCTGCAGGGCGCGGTCCAGGGGGAGAAGGTGGACGGAGAGTCCCTGGAAGAACCCCACAGGTCCCCCCGCAAGGCCGGGGAGGATGGACACAAAACAGACAAGTCTAGCCAGGAGACCCCTGAGACGGCCGGCCAggcaagggagggagaggaggagggagaggaggaggaaccagacAAGACTAATCAAGGACAGgtcggagaggagggggaggatgagggggaggaggaggagcagccaaCGAAGAAGAAAAAGTCCCTGAGGAAGAAGGCCAAGGAGAGCTCGGAGAAGcccaagaagaaagagaaagaggagaaagagaagaaaaaagagaagaaaatcaagaagaagaagaagaaggcgggGAAAG cagggggcgtgTCAGACAGCGAGGAGGACCGGGATCCCGAGGCCCAGATCCCACAGAAGCCGGTGTCCGCCTGggacaacaaacacaaacagtcgGCCGACCAGGAGGGTTACAGCAGCGAGGCCTCGAGTGGTCACG CCAACCGCATCCAGAGGATCAAGCGCGAGTCTCCGCTCAACGAGCTCCAGCCGCCGCCGTACCAGAACACGCCGGAACGCCTCTCCCACTCGGGCTCACGCACACGCTCGGGGCGTGGCGGACGGACGGGTGGCGGACGGACGGGCTCGTCCCCGGAGCGCTGCTCCAGCGAGGCCAGCGTGGACCAGGACACGGAGAGCTACCTCAACAAGGGCTATGACGAGGACGTGCCCAGCGACAGCACCGCCGTGCTGGGCCCCGAG gacGGCTCCGGGCCCCGGCTCCCCGCCCTCTACGAGCCCGAGCCGCTGGCCAAGTACGGCACGCTGGACGTGGCCTTCGAGTACGACGCGGGCCAGCAGTGGCTGGCCGTCACCGTCACGGCCGCCACCGACATCCCGCCGCCGCGTCAGGCGGGCAACGTGGCGTGGCAGGTGCACCTGGTGCTGCTGCCCACCAAGAAGCAGCGGGCCAAGACGGGCGTGCAGCGGGGGCCCTGCCCCGTGTTCACCGAGACCTTCAAGTTCAGCCGGCTGACGGCCGAGGCGCTGGTGGACCACGCCGTGCGCTTCCGCCTCTACAGCGTGCAGCGCATGAAGAAGGAGCGCGTGCTGGGCGAGAAGGTCTTCTACCTGACCAAGCTCAACCTGCAGGGCAAGATGGCGCTGCCCGTCACGCTGGAGCCCGGCTCCGAACTCACG GGCTGCGGCTCTCTGGTGAGCGTTTCGCGCTCCGCCGGCGCGCTGTCCTACCGCTCCACGGGGGAGTCCTGCGCCCCCGAGATCCTGCTGGGGCTGATCTACAACGCGTCCACGGGCCGCCTGTCGGCCGAGGTCATCCAGGGCAGCCATTTTAAGACCGCCGTCTCCGACAAGCCCACGG ACGGCCTGTTTTGTTGTATAAAGCACGTCGTAGGAGGGCAGCTCTATGTCATGAGAG ACACCTACGTCAAGCTGGTCATGCTGGACTCCAAGGGCAAGGAGATGTCCAAGTGCAAGACTGGGGTGTGCCGCGGCCAGCCCAACCCCACCTACAAGGAGAGCTTCGTGTTCCAGGTGGCCCTGTTCCAGCTGTCGGAGGTGTCGCTGGTGGTGTCGGTGTTCTGCCGGCGCAGCAGCCTGCGGCCGCGGGAGCAGCTGGGCTGGGTGTCCCTGGGCCTCAACAGCACcggggaggagcagcaggccCACTGGAGCCAGATGAAGGAGGCCGAGGGCCAGCAGGTCTGCCACTGGCACGTCCTCACCGACacatag
- the LOC132450009 gene encoding cytosolic 5'-nucleotidase 1A-like, whose product MCQIRPNPMDLTKCGLGMEEEDETDWKAAKACFDNLKSKTPRPPKPKHAVTIAVSSRTLFDMVSERKLYEEEGIEKYVAHQIEHESDPLAPGAAFPFVKAVMNVNSRLRELYPDSEELFDVVLMTNNHAQVGVRLINSINHHGLHIERFCMTGGQSPIGYLKAYMTNIYLSKDAEKVTEAIQEGIAAATMFTQASQNELSDTQLRVAFDGDAVLFSDESEIIVKKGGLDVFFEHEKKFENTPLAQGPLKCFLEALGKLQRKFYAKNERLNCPIRTYLVTARSAASSGARVLKTLRSWGLEIDEALFLAGAPKGPLLQKIKPHIYFDDQMFHIEGAKEMGTISAHVPYGIGQKYNKGKLIEVPAKE is encoded by the exons ATGTGCCAAATACGACCAAATCCTATGGATCTAACGAAATGCGGACtggggatggaggaagaggatgaaacGGACTGGAAGGCCGCTAAAGCCTGCTTTGACAACTTAAAATCAAAAACACCGAGACCT CCCAAACCCAAACATGCTGTGACTATAGCCGTCTCCTCCCGCACATTATTCGACATGGTTTCTGAGAGAAAGCTCTATGAGGAAGAGGGGATCGAAAAGTACGTGGCCCATCAGATAGAGCACGAGAGCGATCCCCTCGCACCGGGCGCTGCCTTCCCCTTCGTCAAG GCGGTTATGAACGTGAACTCACGGTTGAGGGAGCTTTACCCCGACAGCGAAGAGCTCTTCGACGTTGTGCTGATGACCAACAACCACGCTCAAGTTGGAGTCCGCCTCATAAACAGCATTAATCACCATG GATTGCACATCGAGAGGTTCTGCATGACTGGAGGCCAGAGTCCCATTGGTTACCTGAAGGCCTACATGACAAATATCTACCTCTCCAAGGACGCTGAGAAAGTCACGGAAGCCATTCAAGAGG GCATCGCCGCCGCCACGATGTTCACCCAGGCGTCCCAGAACGAGCTCAGCGACACCCAGCTGAGGGTGGCCTTCGACGGCGATGCGGTCCTGTTCTCGGACGAGTCGGAGATCATCGTGAAAAAGGGCGGTTTGGACGTCTTCTTCGAGCATGAGAAGAAGTTTGAGAACACGCCTCTCGCACAG GGGCCACTGAAGTGTTTCCTGGAGGCCCTTGGCAAGCTGCAGAGAAAGTTCTACGCCAAGAACGAGCGTCTGAACTGCCCCATCCGCACATACCTGGTGACGGCCCGCAGTGCCGCCAGCTCTGGGGCCCGCGTGCTGAAGACCCTGAGGTCCTGGGGGCTGGAGATCGACGAGGCTCTCTTCCTGGCCGGGGCCCCCAAAGGGCCCCTGCTGCAGAAGATCAAGCCACATATCTACTTCGACGACCAGATGTTCCACATCGAGGGGGCCAAGGAGATGGGCACCATCTCGGCCCACGTGCCCTACGGGATCGGACAGAAGTACAACAAGGGCAAGCTCATTGAGGTGCCCGCTAAAGAGTAG